The following is a genomic window from Liolophura sinensis isolate JHLJ2023 chromosome 10, CUHK_Ljap_v2, whole genome shotgun sequence.
tggtgatgtaaaggcaagtagcgattgtggcaaaatgtgcgtaaatatCTTAGCTTCCAGAATTGCCATACTATATGTGTATTTAGGACAAATCTAATGTGCATACATCGGAATTGAACGAGGAGGTATTTCTGTGTAAGCATTATACCAGAATTGGATCCTCATGACTCTTGGGCTGAGTGTGATatgtttcagtatatataagccatccttagaaCGAGGTCTTGGGCTATGCACTGAAGTGGCAGTCCGGAATCTGGTGGTTCCTTAGCCCATCTAGAGGGACTccatgtgctattttaaaattctgacattcatgtcAATAAAATGGCCCCATATTTCCAAACTGGATTGAACTGATTTAGATGAGGTCCACCCACGCGTCGCCCAAACTTGCTTGCTTTAAAATAACTCCTTTTTCAGATATAATAAAGACTAGGGTgctgtgtttacatgtaacattcttATGTCACTTTTACATCAATTCAGCTAAATATGGAggagacccttttcagatgtagtccATTTGACACTTGCGAATCCGCATTCATCTCTCaccatgttcatctgtcttaaaCAAGTCTAAGAAACTCTGTCACAGCAACTCGAGTGGTCTAGTGGTATAAGCATCTGACTATGGACCCAACACACTGTCTGATGGAAGTTGAAATCCAGAGCTTTTCACAACAAACAAGGAAATAACTTTCTGGAATATGAGTGAATCGCGAACAGTTCAGTGCAGATCACTTGTTGATGACCGGGACTAGAgtgaagatcttcccactttCTTTactgctgtttgtttttttatgttcattGAACGTCTCCCCATTCctttttaaccaatgaaaaatcaatAAAAGCATGTGACGGTGGGAAAAATGACGTCAGAATATCGCTCTGGTCCTCACATTTCCTCTCacaattcaaaatggctgttgaCAACGATGGAAGTTTTCCCTGTAAATGTAACCACGAGACAGCGACTTAATTAGTTCTATAAGTCCGGGTACTGGGATAGCAATGTACTATTCAGGGTTCAGCCGGAGAATGTCATAATAATGAACAAATTGAGTGGACTCTGTCAGCATGAATGGGAAGGAGGTTGGGGTTTGAAAACCGTGTTTAAGAGAAAATTATGGACAATGAATATcacaatgttaaaatgaaaaacaaaagtccCTGCAGGTGGATTTGTGGTGCCTATATTGATCGTTCACCAGCTTTTGcgaatttaattgttttatttttgctgtGAACAGTGATGGAGATAGGGTCTTGTGTCAAGAACtcttcaaaaatgaaatgaacaaaaaatttttaaaaaattaattttttgtctAAAAATAAAGTGCTTGTATTATTAAATTCGTTGTAGGACTCGCTCCCTGCTAGACCTCAGCGACATACATTTTATGATATGCACAGACATAGTTGAATATTGCTGAGAGTGCAGCATTCTAAAGCATGCACAAAATCTGTGATCACCAGACCCTTTCTGTATCGGTCCGTTTTACCTCATTGCCATGGGTGAAAATTTTCCAAAAGTTCTAAGGATGACCGTACCAAAATTCCTGGATTGAATACTGTGTAATTGAAGTAATATTGAAAGTGATattaaaccaaaagaaaaagaTAGGAAAGAAGTCAAAATACACATAGCTTGCTTTGTTGCTTTTCTGAAAGGATTTGTTATTATATTTCCCAGAATGCGTTACGTGGCCGCATATTTGCTTGCGACCCTCGGGGGTAATGCCAGTCCATCTAACAAAGACATCGAGAAGATTCTAGGGAGCGTGGGAATTGATGTGGAAGCTGACAAGGTTAAGAAGGTGATCGACGAGTTGAAGGGAAAGTCCATTGAACAAGTCATTGCTGAAGGTAACTAGCTCAATAAATGTGAGACACAATATAAACTAATTTTAAccggtgtacatgtacttaagttTTCAGAGTTGGGAAGTATTTCTGGTTAGAAATTTCTTTGTTGGAattagatttcattttcttttcacccCTATGTCTAGAAATTCCTTGTTGAAAGACACTTTCTTGGTCATTTTAAATGGTGTAGTTTTCAGAGTTAGGAAGTACTTTGATGAGAAATTTCCCTTTAGGTTTGTGATTTCATTTTTAGTCCACCCGTATATTTACAAATTAGTGATATTTCAGCTGTTATACTGTTCAGTTAGGAAGATAAATTCTGCATATTGTCatttgaatgattgaatgaatgattatggtttaaagccacatcggcaatatttcagccatatggtggcgACCATTTGAATTCGGTGGTTTCAgctgtgaaattattttttgtttttttgtgttaagCCGAAGTCagaacaaacatacatgtatacataggaACATAAAGGTTGTATGGTAAGGTTTTGTACTAAAACTTTCTGTACAAATTCTGACCGTGTTTACTATATTGACCTTTGCCTCACTCCTTGCAGGCGAGAAAAAGTTGGCTTCTGTGCCATCAGGAGGTGCTGTAGCTGCAGGAGGTGCCGCCCCAGCTGCAGGTGGTGGTGGAGGTGCCGCACCAGAAGGTGAGGCTCAAAAATGTCAAGCAGATTGGAATTTGCAGCAGAATTATCTTGTGATCGTGCAATTAAGTTTAGTTCAAGCTCTGTGTCATCCACTCGTAAACCTTGCCACCGTAATGGAAGTGGAAAATTTTAAGGGTGGCcagacccaagagcctctcacaaatgcagtcgctgtgagttcagatctagctcatgctggcttgcatTTCGCTCagaagtgggaaggttttccagctacctgcggctggtcctgtttcctcccactataatacagCCTGTCGTATAAGTAGAATATTCTAGAACAGTGTTAAACTccagtcagataaattaatCAAGAACAGTGTTTTATGACCTTAATATGACTTCAAATGCCTTCAAAAATGGACTGTATCAGACTGATGCAGCCATCTCTGACTTATAAGGGACGTATAGAAATGAAAGGTGTTAAGCAATCAACATTAATTGCCTTATGTTTTTACAGCCAAGAAAGAAGAGAAGAAGGAAGAGCCTGAAGAGGAGTCTGATGACGACATGGGATTCGGGCTGTTTGACTAACCTCTCTCAGCTCCTCTTTTGTTAAACAGGATGATTAAACAAGTCAAATTCTGAACTCTGCTGAAAATGGCTGCCTTTTGTTGAGTTTCTGTAATATCACATTTGAAAAATGGAGCACATTTGACACGATGAATGTAGCCTGTCCACCAGCAATATAATGGTTGTCTCTCAGGGCCACTTATGGTTTCCTTTTCGGTCataatgggaaggtctgccagcaacctgcggagggtcatgcccggttttctccaaccataatgctggacgccatagtttcagtgaaatattcttgaccaatcaaataaatcccaGGGCCACTTTGGCCAAACTTTACGATTGGGTTTACGAAGCCGGTTGTGACTGAGGGGTTAGGGTGCTTCCCCTCTCATTTGGAGAGAGGGGAGGAGCACGGCCTGGTTGCAAGAAGAGGTAGATGGTGTTAACTCCAGTGTGGTGATGCCTGGAACTTCCTGGAGACCACTTGGTTCTTGCTATGATATGAAAGTTAGGCGCAAATTTCTTCAGAACTTCGCCAAAAGGCAGGTAAACTTTAAGCTTTGAAAATTGTGTCAATGCTGCTAAGTTGTTTTCGTCAAGTTGTTGAAAGGCTGTTGAAAAATGATGCCTGTTTGCTACTGAGCACTGAAAGGATAGAGCAAGGACACAGGACtgtttggcctggtgtcagtatagtgtgggGTGTCGTGTTTGGTGTCTGCGTCATTATACCTCAGTGGCGACAGCATGGAGgtgaatacaatatacatgtacacagataatgACTCCCATGTCTGAAAAATTACCACAAACAATACCCAAAGCATACATTGGAACAACAAATTGCAAGCATGTAAAGGCGAGCTTACACGTACAATACAGATGTGTTGAGGCTGAACATCTGGCTCACGTTGAGAAACACCGATGCAGACAACAGCGGAAGGCATATTTATACatcagaaatgaataaattattctgaaaaaaagTAAAGGTGTTACAATATTGGATGTAATAGTATACCTAATTCCTAAATTAACGTCAGAACAAAGATTACTGATCTAGGTATAGGCTTCTTCGAATTGGtagatttcagattttttttgttttaagattTGAAAAACAATCTAATGATTTCAGTGATCCTAATGTCATTTCAAGGTTAGGTAAGATATTTTCAGACTATCTTGAGAAAATATCCTGTAATGATCGTAATTATGCTTCTTTAAGCACCTTAATGAAACATTCACATTGTCATGTTAATCAATAAAGATCATAATTAACACCTAGAGTGCCACAGtaaatgatttacatgtaggcgTACGTGTAGGGCCTAGATTCAAATATCTGCTGCAGAATGTATCTGTAATGCCACTTGAGAATTTCGTTGAAAAAGTTAGATTTGTTAAACTGAAGTCGTCCACTTCATACATTACATGCAGCTGTTCGATCTCACTTCAAATATAAGCCTATAACATGCAACATGACCAAGTTAAAACTTGAAGTTCAAATCTCgcccgtacatgagaaggtctgcagcaacctacactttcttcccaccataatgctggcggctgtcgtaaaagtgaaatattcttgaatacggcgtaaaacaccaattaaataaagtCTCGCGTTAATTCTGTGATactaaaacactgatttgattttCTATCATCCTCTGAtggagttatttccccttgaCCCCAGTACGCGTTGCACAGCGTTGAGTAAGGCCACATTTCATGCCCACTGAAGCCCATCTCTATACCCTGCCATGTATTAATGACAACAGCGATAAGACTATAAGCTTGCTGGGACTTGTGCAAGAGAGGGATATAGCTCACTATAAATGCAGTTGTCCTGGACTGGCGTTCAGTTAGAACAGACCAGTTGGTACCCGGCTGTATTACTAGACTGTATATAGCGCAGACTGACCTTGGCCTGGTGGATATCGATTTATATTTTGGGATCCATTAATCCCTGATCAGGTAAGATATAGACCTATGAGGTGTCATCTAGCAATTTTCATTGGTGAGGATCCTGTGAACAAAAGTCTGGAAACGAGACTGGCTACAGGGACTATATTTTTCTGTTGTATTGGCCTGTAGACGAGCAGATGCCGGCATTGCAAGACGTGTGGAACACTGGCCTGTAGTAGTCTACATGCTCTGTACCGTTATCGATTGGCGGCCATAACACCAGCGTGTTCTGTCAGACCGGCACAGTGTGGCATCTTCAATACCGTACCTTGCTTAAGGTGAGGACCGTATATACTACGGTACTACCGCAAAGACAACCGGCAACGATTTGTATATCATGCATCCAGCACTAATGCGCATATATGCCAACATAAGATGAACAGTTTGAATCACACCCATATTATGTACGTGCATGCCAAGATAAGATGTACAATTTGAATCCAACCCACGTATTAATGACTACACTACAGTAGCCTGAagtagctacatatatatggattATGTACGTGCATGCCAAGATAAGATGTACAGTTTGAATCCAACCCACGTATTCATGACTACACTACAGTAGCCTGAagtagctacatatatatggattATGTACGTGCATGCCAAGATAAGATGTACAGTTTGAATCCAACCCACGTATTAATGACTATACTACAGCACTTTGAagtagctacatatatatggattATGTACGTGCATGCCAAGATAAGATGTACAGTTTGAATCCAACCCACATATTCATGACTACACTACAGTAGCCTGAagtagctacatatatatggattATGTATGTGCATGCCAAGATAAGATGTACAGTTTGAATCCAACCCACGTATTAATGACTATACTACAGCACTTTGAagtagctacatatatatggattATGTACGTGCATGCCAAGATAAGATGTACAGTTTGAATCCAACCCACATATTCATGACTACACTACAGTAGCCTGAagtagctacatatatatggattATGTATGTGCATGCCAAGATAAGATGTACAGTTTGAATCCAACCCACGTATTCATGACTACACTACAGTAGCCTGAagtagctacatatatatggattATGTACGTGCATGCCAAGATAATATGTACAGTTTGAATCCAACCCACGTATTCATGACTACACTACAGTAGCCTGAagtagctacatatatatggattATGTACGTGCATGCCAAGATAAGATGTACAGTTTGAATCCAACCCACGTATTAATGACTATACTACAGCACTGTGAagtagctacatatatatggattATGTACGTGCATGCCAAGATAAGATGTACAGTTTGAATCCAACCCACGTATTCATGACTACACTACAGTAGCCTGAagtagctacatatatatggattATGTATGTGCATGCCAAGATAAGATGTACAGTTTGAATCCAACCCACGTATTCATGACTATACTACAGCAGCCTGAagtagctacatatatatggattATGTACGTGCATGCCAAGATAAGATGTACAATTTGAATCCAACCCACGTATTCATGACTATACTACAGCAGTCTGAActagctacatatatatggattATGTACGTGCATGCCAAGATAAGATGTACAGTTTGAATCCAACCCACGTATTCATGACTATACTACAGCAGTCTGAagtagctacatatatatggattATGTACGTGCATGCCAAGATAAGATGTACAGTTTGAATCCAACCCACGTATTCATGACTATACTACAGCAGTCTGAagtagctacatatatatggattATGTACGTGCATGCCAAGATAAGATGTACAGTTTGAATCCAACCCACGTATTCATGACTATACTACAGCAGTCTGAagtagctacatatatatggattATGTACGTGCATGCCAAGATAAGATGTACAATTTGAATCCAACCCACGTATTCATGACTATACTACAGCAGTCTGAActagctacatatatatggattATGTACGTGCATGCCAAGATAAGATGTACAGTTTGAATCCAACCCACGTATTCATGACTATACTACAGCAGTCTGAagtagctacatatatatggattATGTACGTGCATGCCAAGATAATATGTACAGTTTGAATCCAACCCACGTATTAATGACTATACTACAGCAGTCTGAagtagctacatatatatggattATGTACGTGCATGCCAAGATAAGATGTACAGTTTGAATCCAACCCACGTATTCATGACTATACTACAGCAGTCTGAAgcagctacatatatatggattATGTACGTGCATGCCAAGATAAGATGTACAGTTTGAATCCAACCCGCGTATTCATAACTATACTACAGTAGCCTGCAAGGCATGCAAACTCCCATTGATGCATGTAGGCTAcgtgtatatataggcctaagaCTGCAAGACATCAATATTTTGCAAGTAAGCTTATTGGCCTGGAAATCAATGACCCCCTAAGTTTCAGTGTTATTTTGGACGAAATTCGATAATAGGCGTAATTAATTATTGATAATATCGCTCTAATAGAACTCTGGCCAAACGATCACAAATGTGTCTTAGACACAACGCAGACCTAATCTTGTGATATTTTTACTGAACTTAGATTTTAACTTAAACTCAAGTTTTCGCCACGGAAAACCCTAAGTATTTAAACTCTTCAGGTGATTCGCAGTTTTATAGCGCAGTACACTTTTGAAGTTACGACCAAGTCTGACATCAGCCAGTTGTCTTGTAAATAAAGTCCAAAATGGCCAAGATTACCTGCTGAATTTACACATTTAAGTTTCTAATGTGCCCTCTGCGTCTCAAATGAACAATTTCCAGATGGACCCATATAACAACAGCCTATACCTTTGTCTAGAATCTGTGTGCTCAAATGACATCCCGTGACACCCCACCAAtcacattatagtgacaccgggccaatcagttctgtttccttgctctaacctctcagtgctgagcaccaattATGATCGGAAGCTGTCACATTTTGATAGGAATGTTAAGCCCCATGCATGTAACATACACCaacatatacctacatgtacattgccaaTGGCTCTATAGACTTTTATCTTCATGTATATACCTAGCTTTTATAACTTCAGTATTGACGGTAaaattggttgatttttttatttactttttgttttgcgCTTTACACAAAAAAGTTATACACCCAGGGTCACATGCAGCCAATTTTTCAAACCCCCACAACCACAATGCCTCTCCACCTTGGTATCTAAAGCTACAGTCTGGTTGACATAAACTTTTACTGAAAGGCGCGATATGGATTCGAACGAGCGACTCAGGGCTTGTTCCTGGTATCTCAATCTAATAAGAGTGGTGCAAAATCTGGCGTGGTATGAGCAGATGACGTTATATACTAATACATTGGAACAAGGAActataaaaagattttaaaaactaTACATTCGCGGATATAGAAGTGGAGTTATAGTATCGTGGCTCACATGCAGATATTATGTATTATGTCCAGTCTGTATAATATACCAGCTAAATGCCACGTATATACCATATGCCGCATTGCCGCACTGAAACACGTAGAAAAATGCGTAGAAAGCATGCCATCTTCTGCTTTGTTATTGCGGGAGAAAGCACTACGGAGAACACTCCAATGAGTTCTGCAGATCATTCTATCTTCAGGAGCACTTTATTTACCCAGGTGGGTGTAAACCTAGATGCACGTGCCATCACCTGGAGGTACACCCGCACCGGCTCTGAGGTATATACCAGAGGTATCGGATACCGGGACAGCTGACTGCATGTTTTGGAACACACATGGATGGAATGGTGTGCTGTAGAGTAGCATGCGGATAACACTGTATAAGTGTTACCCCACTTTTTATAACCTCACCTTCCTTCTCATACATACCTATGcgtgaaatatacatgtatacgactATAGGCAAAACTGGTGGTTCATCTAGTAAGCTACCATTTCTGGTTACACATCTTGTAAAGCTTGACCGTAGTTGCCTCGCAAAATCATCGCCCCACGCATCATGCCTGCAAGACGATAGCCTTCACTATGTGTATGTATCATTGTGTAATTTTACGACGTACTtggtcatatgatgacaagaaGTCATTAAgggtgtgtaggcctataaatgtTGTGCCTGCTTGTGGCAGGTGGAGTCCATGtccccaaagtgctgccgccattgaagtatcatgacgaagacactCCAACActccagtcacactgtactGACATCGAGCCAAACATTCTTGTTTCTTTGTTCTATGACCTCTCGGTGCTGATCGCCAAGCCAAGTAGCAGAAAGTGCCTGccttaaaatctttggtatgacccgactcgaGTTTGATCCAAGATCTCCCGACTTCGTAAATTattgtagtgagtgagtgctttgggtttaacgccgtacttaacactcatatgacgacgaaagaatccttagagtacatgtagtgtgcctgcttgttgcaggacagatttccaccgctctttagcTAGTTTGTGGTAtcgagtgctgcttcactgtgacgctttaccgaaggcaagtaaggcgccccgcctgAGACATTATGCCTAAACGGATCGTTGCACtttctccttcatgctgaacgccaaactttcaaggtcttaggtgtgactcgacccaggattgactctggatctaccgctcccaaagcggacgctctaccaactgtgctttcGGAGCCGGTCAAATTAATATGCCTTTCAGTGGTATGTAAATGGAGTAAATGGAGGTATATGTAAATGGAGTGAAACACTTCACTAAATGTGATGAAGTCATGAAAGATTTTCTCACCTGTTTTGTTACATGCAAAACATCTAAAACAAGATTAACTGTTCTGTGTCTTCATATGTCCATGATATAGAAGTGTATATATAACAAAGCAAGGTCACATGCAGATACAGTGACCTGCATCTTTCCCATTTTCTGTGACTCGCATCTGATGTGTATCAGTATGCTGTACATTGCTTCGCGTCTTTCCTATAAGGGTATAGTTTTTCTGTGACTCATCGCACCTGATGTGTATCAGTATGCTGTACATTGCTTCGCGTCTTTCCCATAAGGGTATAGTTTGTCTGTGACCCATGGCTCCTGATGTGTATCAGTATGCTGTACATTGCTTTGCGTCTTTCCCATAAGGGTATAGTTTGTCTGTGACCCATGGCTCCTGATGTGTATCAGTATGCTGTACATTGCTTTGCGTCTTTCCCATAAGGGTATAGTTTTTTCTATGACTCATCGCACCTGATGTGTATCAGTATGCTGTACATTGCTTCGCATCTTTTCCATAACGGTATAGTTTTTCTGTGACCCGTCGCACCTGATGTGTGTCAGTATGCTGTACATTGCTTCACGTCTTTCCCATAAGGGTATAGTTTTTCTGTGACCCATTGCACCTGATGTGTATCAGTAAGCTGTACATTGCTTCGCGTCTTTTCCATAAGGGTATAGTTTTTTCTGTGACCCATCGCACCTGATGTGTATCAGTATGCTGTACATTGCTTCGCGTCTTTCCCATAAGGGTATAGTTTTTCTGTGACCCATGGCTCCTGATGTGTATCAGTATGCTGTACATTGCTTCACGTCTTTCCCATAAGGGTATAGTTTTTCTTTGACCCATCGCACCTGATGTGTATCAGTATGCCGTACATTGCTTTGCGTCTTTCCCCATAAGGGTATAGTTTTTCTGTGACCCATCGCACCTGATGTGTATCAGTATGCTGTACATTGCTTTGCGTCTTTCCCCATAAGGGTATAGTTTTTCTGTGACCCATTGCACCTGATGTGTATCAGTAAGCTGTACATTGCTTCGCGTCTTTTCCATAAGGGTATAGTTTTTCTGTGACTCATGGCTCCTGATGTGTATCAGTAAGCTGTACATTGCTTTGCGTCTTTCCCCATAAGGGTATAGTTTTTCTGTGACCCATTGCACCTGATGTGTATCAGTAAGCTGTACATTGCTTCGCGTCTTTTCCATAAGGGTATAGTTTTTCTGTGACTCATGGCTCCTGATGTGTATCAGTATGCTGTACATTGCTTTGCGTCTTTCCCCATAAGGGTATAGTTTTTCTTTGACCCATTGCACCTGATGTGCATCAGTAAGCTGTACATTGCTTCGCGTCTTTTCCATAAGGGTATAGTTTTTCTGTGACCCATTGCACCTGATGTGTATCAGTAAGCTGTACATTGCTTTGCGTCTTTCCCCATAAGGGTATAGTTTTTCTGTGACCCATCGCACCTGATGTGTGTCAGTATGCTGTACATTGCTTCGCGTCTTTCCCATAAGGGTATAGTTTTTCCATGACCCATTGCTCCTGATGTGTATCAGTATGCTGTACATTGCTTCGCGTCTTTCCCATAAGGGTATAGTTTTTCTGTGACCCATGGCTTATGCTGTGTATCAGTATGCTGTACATTGCTTCGCGTCTTTCCAGGTAACGGTATAGTTTTTCTATGACCCATTGCTCCTGATGTGTATCAGTATGTGGTACATTGCTTCGCGTCTTTCCCATAAGGGTATAGTTTTTCCACGACATACACCGTTTTTCAGTATTATGTACATTGCTTCACGTCTTTCACATAAGGGTACGATACTTTATGACTCAcggtgattggtgtttttcggtATGCGGTACATTGCTTCACGTCTTTCCTATAAGGGTACGGTACATTACTTTATGCCTCACTGTGACGTGTTTTTCAGTATGCGGGTTCATTACTTCACGTCTTTCCCATAAGGGTACGGGATTTTACTTTATGACTTActgtgactggtgtttttcaGTATGCGGTACATTGCTGCCTACGTTTTGGCCGTCATGGGAGGTAACCCATCTCCGACAGCTGAAGACATCCGAACCATTGTCAGCAGTGTTGGAATAGACATCGACGAATCTAGACTGAACAAAGTCATCAGTGAGCTCGGGGAAAAGATCTGGAAGAGTTGATAGCGCAAGGTAAGTTACGGccttttattgttttgtttatgtttaaaaatgCACATCTATGCATTCCACAATGCAACTCCTGAAACCAGGCTTGTTAACAATGCCGGTCGCGGtcgcaagtccagctcatgttggcttcctctccggctgaaagtgggaaggtctgccagccacctgtggatggtcgttggtttcccccaggctctgcccggttaataaatgttaacaatGCAACGGGCAGCTCATGTGCTCTTAAATGCCATGAGAATGCCTGTAACACATACATCGTTGTGTGGGAATTCTTTGAATTCAGATAAGCCCTTATTTTATTGTAGTGGAACGACAGATGTTTTGAATAAAGGtaatgtgaatgaataaataaatgaaggaatAAATAATTTGGAAATGAAGGCCAGATTAGTTATAAGTTAACCATATCGTGGGATATTACTAAAATATATAACAACCATTTTACACGGCATTTAAACGTCCTTGCGTGGCAAGTTTTTCTTTACTTGAATTGCCTCACTGGGCACGTTTTCTGTTCAACATACCTGTTGAACAACAGATAATTGATCGCACCAATTGATCACGCCAATTAATGGCTTTGTGGTTTACCAGCAAAGATGGTTCGCGAAGGAATTACTCTGAATCTTGGACAGAGAAAAATTTCAATCACCACATTGAATTCAAGTCGGTTGCATGGGCATATAAATATCCTCTAAaccagcatttttttttatacatgttgcTGAGTCATCGTCTA
Proteins encoded in this region:
- the LOC135476294 gene encoding large ribosomal subunit protein P2-like encodes the protein MRYVAAYLLATLGGNASPSNKDIEKILGSVGIDVEADKVKKVIDELKGKSIEQVIAEGEKKLASVPSGGAVAAGGAAPAAGGGGGAAPEAKKEEKKEEPEEESDDDMGFGLFD